The proteins below come from a single Aegilops tauschii subsp. strangulata cultivar AL8/78 chromosome 6, Aet v6.0, whole genome shotgun sequence genomic window:
- the LOC109755531 gene encoding uncharacterized protein has product MRPTASHLWFTQTGSEPPELNSHTKATGPSTSLVSQIMSGPVLLSPFPNYQSTSLTRINLSGGGSPVKSVGFSSPHSSPTAKIRRSCMCSPTNHPGSFRCSLHKERKQEAVPAVSSKRACPPSPPPIGSGCSRRMVNVLAQRVPMGSGHWARRALAPSPSVQQLQQRKRPDRFRAGPSRLSGVSMAGRRAGGSQ; this is encoded by the coding sequence ATGCGGCCAACCGCCTCCCATCTCTGGTTTACCCAAACCGGCAGCGAACCACCGGAACTCAACTCACATACCAAAGCCACCGGCCCCTCCACCTCTCTGGTCTCTCAAATCATGTCGGGCCCTGTCCTTCTAAGCCCCTTTCCCAACTACCAATCCACCTCGCTCACCCGTATCAACCTCTCCGGCGGCGGCTCGCCGGTCAAGTCCGTCGGCTTCTCCTCTCCCCACTCCTCCCCCACGGCCAAGATCCGTCGGTCCTGCATGTGCTCCCCGACGAACCACCCGGGCTCGTTCCGTTGCAGCCTCCACAAGGAGCGCAAGCAGGAGGCGGTCCCCGCCGTCAGCAGCAAGCGAGCCTGCCCGCCATCGCCGCCACCCATCGGCAGCGGCTGCTCTAGGCGCATGGTAAACGTGCTAGCGCAGCGCGTCCCCATGGGGAGCGGACACTGGGCACGCAGAGCGCTGGCGCCGTCTCCCTCGGTACAGCAGCTTCAGCAGAGGAAGCGCCCGGACCGGTTTCGCGCCGGGCCCAGCCGGCTCTCCGGCGTCTCCATGGCCGGCCGCCGCGCAGGCGGCAGCCAGTAA